The following nucleotide sequence is from Phacochoerus africanus isolate WHEZ1 chromosome 6, ROS_Pafr_v1, whole genome shotgun sequence.
AGGTTTAAAAATTTGGGAGTGTACCTTTGACCTCCTGGCCTATTTTACAAAGGCCAAAGTGAAATTTGCTGGGAAAAAAGTGTTGGACCTTGGTTGTGGTTCAGGGTTGCTGGGTATAATGGCATTCAAGGGAGGGGCcaaagaaattcattttcaaGATTATAACAGTGTGGTGATTGATGAAGTAACTTTACCTAATGTAGTGGCTAACTCCACTTtggaagatgaagaaaatgacCTAAACGAGCCAGATGTGAAAAGATGCAGAAAATCAAAAGTAGCACAAGAATTATGTAAATGCCGGTTCTTTTCTGGGGAATGGTCTGAGTTTTGTAAGCTTGTACTAAGCAGGGAAGAACTCTTTGAAAAATATGATCTCATTCTTACCTCAGAAACCATTTACAATCCTGATTATTATGGTCCTTTGCACCAAACATTCGTTAGATTGTTAGGTAAAAATGGTCGGGTGCTTATGGCCAGCAAAGCACATTATTTTGGGGTGGGTGGAGGTATTCATCTCTTTCAGAAGTTTATAGAGGAAAGGAATGTATTTGAGACTAGAACACTCGAAATAATTGATGAAGGACTAAAGAGATTCCTAATTGAAATGACTTTTAAATACCCCAGTTAATGTCCATTGAgtttcctaaataaaataaacagaataatgaAGACTTCGTTATGAATATTTGATTTctgttttgctattatttttttcctgaagttatGATGTTTGTTTACGTTTGTTTATCCAACTTGAGACCAACTATATCAGCCACGTTGTACTTGCTAGGTGAGACTGAGAAAATAGTGTTCCTAAACATCAGAAGAGATCTAGGAAATCATTTTGTGGGACAGTTTTCTGTtctatactttcattttatttgaccTTTCTATTGCCTTTGGCATATAAATTTGTTCCCTGGAAAATCTGCCATTTCTTACCTCAAGTTTGAGTGTGTTTGTTAATTTCTGTTCACATGAAGTGCCTGGCCGATCACTGTGCTGTTAATTCTAAAGGCATACACATTTAGGTACATATGtctaaagaaagaaacttttttacTTATACCTATCATTAACAATTATTTGTATTATACATAAATCCCTAAtgcatatatgtcatatatatatgtcatgtatacacacacacacacacaatatgaaGAAAGCCATTTATAATCAGATAATTTGTATTCCATCAGGTAAATGCTCAGGTGCAGCTATTGAGAGGACATGTAGTCCCAGTGCAGGTACCTAGGATGCCATTACTGCAATGTCACAGCTACTCCAGACCTACCAACTAGATAAGGTAGAATAGGCCCTGATAGCATATTTTGCTAATTCAGGTACAGAGCATTGGCTAGAATCCCATGCCAATAGTATCAATGATTTTGAGACAAAAGATAACTCTCAGTTCCAAGATGAATTAGACAAGCAAACAGGTGTCATCTGGAGGCCTGTCTAGGAGTAGAAGCGACACAGGCCCTGAACAGGGGCTTAGGGCATAGTTTCAGCCCGCAGAAGCCCAATCCTGGGAAATAGATAATCCTGGGCATTGAGGATAATTTTGGAGGTGGCGAATGGCCTAACAGGGACACACCCTGGATAGCTGGCAGCAAAAGAGACTTGAGATAAAATTATGAACTTAAATTCAGGAAAAGTGTGCATAGTACACTTTCTCAtgtaaataatcttttaaagaGACAAATGTTAAGACAATGAGCATTGGAGTCAATGCTTGAGTTAAAATTCACTTTTCCAACTGTGAAATGGTTTATGGTAGTATTGCcctaacaatttttttaaggatAATAGTTAATATTGAGCCCTTATCATGGTTCCTTCTACATGATTCCTGTGtataaatggaaattattatGTTCATGAATTCTCATTGGTATTTAGTCATCCTGTTTTCTCAATCAAATAGGAAGCCTTGTTCCCTTTTGCTAAAAATCAGGTCTGTGACTTTATAGTTTACAAATCCTAGTTCAGAACTTGAAGAAATCTAGATTCCAGAAATTTCACTCCCCAAGGCCAAACCCCATTCTGTCTTTCCACAACCCTCTCCCTCACTTCACCTTGTAATTTCTAAGTTGTCCTTTTTGGATGCTTCGGCATTACAGAGCATTAAGTTTGAAGGAGAGTGCATCTTGTAAATTTGTTTCTAAAGATTCAGTTGCATATGGGTGGGAGATGCCTCCATGCAGAACGGGGCTGACATACTTCCTTTGTCAAATGCAATCGTCAATAACACATGTACTGTACTGCCCTCAGAGGAATTGGGTTCAGCTGCTCAGCTAGAGGACAAAATATGCTTTCACATTTCAGCACCCTCCATAGTGTTTTATTCAGGTTTTATTatagcttaaaaaatattttaaaaaaagaaatagcaaagaaattaTGTGACAACATAAATTTGCCTCCACCTCAGCCAGAATTTCCTGAATTTGCACTGTGTTATGGTGGCATTGAGCTTGCTGACAGTAAGGCTTTTCTCTGGGTAAAAAGTGCCCATTCAAAATGACCATCCTAACTTGGGTGCAGCCAGCAGAGAAAGTTCTCTGTGCCATAAAACAATCCTTTCTTGGAGTCCCAGGAAGCAACTTCTAGACAACCAGGATGGTTGGGGAAAAGTCACAGTACATTTATCACCATTAGATAGTCTCGCAATTCTGATTGCTGGTTTCTCAAGGAATTAAAAGTGAACTCAGATAACCCTTAAAAGTAGCTTCATAGCTTCATCATCTACATAGGAAGTTGTCAAAGTGAAGTGCTTTTACAGGGGAAGGATTAATAATCTATTtgaaataaacagtaaaaattacaataataaacaGCTGCGTAATCtaaacatcaaagaaaatattacagTAGGTTCTCAGTAAGTCGGACGCACCGGAGCCGAAGTCGCTCAGGTTCCGAAGCCCTTGGTGTCACAGGCTCCGCGACATGTCGATGCTGGCTGAGCGTCGGCGGAAGCAGAAGTGGGCTGTGGATCCGAGAAACACTGCATGGAGTAATGACTCCAAGTTTGGCCAGAGAATGCTAGAGAAGATGGGATGGTCTAAAGGAAAGGGTTTAGGGGCTCAGAAGCAAGGAGCCACAGATCATATCAAAGTTCAAGTTAAAAACAACCACCTGGGACTTGGAGCTACGATCAATAATGAAGACAACTGGATTGCTCATCAAGATGATTTTAACCAGCTTCTTTCTGGCTGCACTGAACACTTGCCATGGGCAGGAAACAGCAGACTCCTCAGACaacaaggaaagaaatctttCAGCCTTGAAGAGAAGTCCAAAATCTCCAAAAACCTTGTTCATTATATGAAATTCACAAAAGGGAAGGATCTCTCATCTCGGAGCAAAACAGATCTTGACTGCATTTTTGGAAAAAGGCAGAAGAAGACTCCTGAGGAGACGTCCAGCCCCGCCACTCCAGAGGGGACTGACACCTCCACCACGACCACCAGTGCCTTCACCATCCACGAGTACTTTGCCAAGCGCATGGCAGAGCAAAAGAACAAGCTGCAGGACACCGCTGAGGGGCCAGGTGTTTCAGAGACTCCCCTGCGGAgcaaaaggggaaagaagagaaagaaagaggcgaAAGACGAAAGTGTGGAAAACGGCATCCAGCCCAAGGCCAAGAAGAAGAGAGCCCGAGCTGAGTGGCAGCTTGGAGACCCTGGCAGGGACGAGAATTCTGGTGTCTCCGCTGAGGACGGAGAGGATAGCAGGGAGGTACTCAGTGACCAGGACTTTCCCCTGAAGcccagaagaaggaaagaaaagaaaaagctaccaAAGTCAGTTGAGGCAGCAGTGGCCGGTATGCTAGATGAAACGCcagtgaaaaagaagaagaaaaagaaagattctgAGTAAATCTCTGAGCCAGGGCCTCCGGACCCCTCTGCCACCGGGGCTGCCACGCCAGCTCCTCGGGCTCAGTCAGCAGGGCTCCCAGGCACACAATCCCCGACATGCCCGGCCCCTGCCGTGTCTCGCCCTCACCACATTGTCCCACATCCCATTCCCAGAGCTGCTTAATGTTTCAAGTCATGGCTCTCATAAACAGTACATTTCTTTTAGACTCTGAGACCTTCAAGAACTGTGTTTCTtcatattcgtgtgtgtgtgtgtgtgtgtgtgtgcgcgcgcgcacgtgtgtgAAGGTCCACCACAGTCTGGATTTGTTCTTTACTTCCTTTGGTAAAAATGAACTGTTCTTCCTTCTGAAGGACTTCGTCTAATTAAAGGATTAagaggcagtaaaaaaaaaaatattacaaaggaaGAGCATTAGCTCCTGGTCAGCATGAAGGCATTTGTCACCCTCACCCTCATTTTCTGAGCTAAAGTCAGAGAGGCTCTGGGGCAGTGGAAAACGAACTAAGAGTACAGGCACATAGTTGCTGTGAAAAATGGGAAGATTAAAGGCAGAACACAGCCTGTATGTGACTTAGTTTTTACAAAAGAATTTACAAGATGCATTCCTCTTCAATCTTAATGCTCTGCAATGCCAAAGCATGCAAAAAAGGACAACTATTACCCCTTAGAAAACAGGATTAGTGGTCAAGAAAGTTACGATATTTAACAAAGCAATAAAGGACTTTGATTCAATTAAGTGAACTTCAGAAGTAGTAGCAAGCTCCTTGTATTAGTTGAGGATAAAAAGCCCATCCTGAAGtgtgttttaaagtttaaattatataatttgccTTTAATACCTAATATAGTAGCAGTAATATATTTCACTTTCTTCCGGCGAAAGGACACTCTCTACTATTAGCCATTAGTTTGAAACTGTTTCTCTCTCACTCAATGTCTGTATCAATATCTAGATATCCAAATCTATATCtgttggggagagagagaaagtcaaattaatgagaaaaatatgtgtgGGATCATACCCAGCCTCAACTCTTCTTAAACTTCCAATGAAGGTTTGCATGTGCTGTCTCACTATCAGAAATGGAACACACCTTCAATTTGTTGAAAACAATGTATTTGTgaagtacagcaaagtgaagcaCCTGAAAAACAAGTCAAAACATGCAAGGAAGGGCATGCTGTAGCTATGTTTTTCCGTGGTGTATGCCGATGGGATGGAAAAAATCAGCGTGAAGGCTTGCCTTTGCAGTCAAATCCGAGGTACTCAGTCTCATGGAACCCCAAGTGCCCCAGCCATGGAGCTGCTGGACTGCTTGGTGCCTTCgtgcaaagaaaaaaacaccctGCCTCCAGGCAGATTCAGCCTCGGGATAGAGAACACGCTGGGGCAAGTGGGACAGGGCAGTTTGCAGCTCCTTCTGCCCCCTCAGCACTTCCTAGTGGCCCTGTGCTTAGTCCTACCAGCCTCCACAGCTTTCTGACAGGTGAGATATTGGAAAGTGGGCGATCAACTGATGCGCATCAAGAGAATCACGGGACATCCACCAAGTGCAGGAAGTGGGGGCTGTGAGAGATgatgcctttcttctttttctctcaaggTGATTCACAGCCTCTCTGACTGGGGCAACCAGCACACCTAGATGGAATGAGGTCTTAGTAATCTTAGGGGGCAGCAGGTGAGCTCAAAGGAAAGGTTTGACCTGGGGGATGAGCTACAGAGCCAAGTATTCCCATGTGACCTCCTCTGCCCGCTCTCTGGCCACTGCACTGAAGGCTGTCAGCGTGAGCAGTGAAGGTGGATGGCTACTGAAACTTGTTCCTGTCACCCCGTCCAGGAGTCTCAGAGGGTCTTTAGCTGTCCGAGTGGCACAGCAGCATCGGCACAATCCCAAAAGCCTCCTAGCATAGCCAGTTAGCCATATAGCATGAGTGTTGCTCCAGCAATTTCCTCAGCCTCCTCTGAAATTTCCAACCACCAGTGAGGTTCCACTCCTGGACCCTACATGATGAACCACAGTCATTCAACCAGAGGGGTCATCTTTCAGATTTGAGGCTACAGAGAAGTCAGCATGCCTCAGAACATGTGGCAAAAACCCACCCtcgggagttccccttatggtgcagtggaaacgaatccaactagtaaccaagaggcttgggtttgatccctgtccttggtcactgggttaaggatccggtggtgctgtgacctgaggtgtaggtcgcagacggggcttagATCCTGCATGGCAGTGGCTGTaccataggccagaagctgtgtATCTGATtcaaacctagcctgggaatttctatatgccatggccGTCGCCCTAAAccgcaaaacaaaacaaagcaaacaaacaaacaaaaaaacccccccaaaaaacaaaaaacaaaaaaagcaaaaaaaaaaaccccagaacaaAAAAAGCCACCCTCTCTGAGAAATTGATTTAATCaactaaaatggggaaaaaaatactatCCTCCTTCTGTTAATGAGGAAAGGTCCAGGCCGGACCACATTTTTtatgtgtgtctatttttttccttttattgccacagggccacacctgccacatatggaaattcccaggccaggggtcaaattggagctgcagctgcctgccagcctgtgccccagccacagcaacactggatcagagcctcatctgtgacctaagcgacgccagatccttaacccactgagcaaggccagggacggaacccacaacctcacagagaaAACCTCAAGTCCTTAACCCCCAATTCCCTTTATGGGTCTCAAAAATATCCTGTAGCTCAAAAGCCTTCTAGATCTCTGCTCCTCTAGGCTAAATCATTTCTGGTGAATTTCTATAAACTTGATTCTGAACTTGTTTTGAATCACATGAAACAAGGGTgtttggggtggaggtggggcattTTTTAGAGGCAACTTTGTGGAAAAGGTGAAA
It contains:
- the LOC125128827 gene encoding LOW QUALITY PROTEIN: PIN2/TERF1-interacting telomerase inhibitor 1-like (The sequence of the model RefSeq protein was modified relative to this genomic sequence to represent the inferred CDS: inserted 1 base in 1 codon; deleted 1 base in 1 codon), with product MSMLAERRRKQKWAVDPRNTAWSNDSKFGQRMLEKMGWSKGKGLGAQKQGATDHIKVQVKNNHLGLGATINNEDNWIAHQDDFNQLFLAALNTCHGQETADSSDNKXKKSFSLEEKSKISKNLVHYMKFTKGKDLSSRSKTDLDCIFGKRQKKTPEETSSPATPEGTDTSTTTTSAFTIHEYFAKRMAEQKNKLQDTAEGPGVSETPLRSKRGKKRKKEAKDESVENGIQPKAKKKRARAEWQLGDPGRDENSGVSAEDGEDSREVLSDQDFPLKPRRRKEKKKLPKSVEAAVAGMLDETPVKKKKKKKDSE
- the METTL18 gene encoding histidine protein methyltransferase 1 homolog, which translates into the protein MTFQFNFTIEDHLEDELIPLEDGALALDFSKESSVSERQKGKHSDKKSSTEQFDLLQDLLWEHQSGGNAAPSQDTDHSLNGTNSLSNLEPYEKKPCLRVAKEHALPKDLKKVLESKVIETLPGLQHVNISVVKTILLKDNFSGENIISKSFSSHSDLITGVYEGGLKIWECTFDLLAYFTKAKVKFAGKKVLDLGCGSGLLGIMAFKGGAKEIHFQDYNSVVIDEVTLPNVVANSTLEDEENDLNEPDVKRCRKSKVAQELCKCRFFSGEWSEFCKLVLSREELFEKYDLILTSETIYNPDYYGPLHQTFVRLLGKNGRVLMASKAHYFGVGGGIHLFQKFIEERNVFETRTLEIIDEGLKRFLIEMTFKYPS